A genomic stretch from Enterobacteriaceae endosymbiont of Donacia dentata includes:
- the rpoB gene encoding DNA-directed RNA polymerase subunit beta, which yields MVYSQTEKKRIRKNFGKRPQVLNIPYLLSIQIDSFKKFIRKDPKGQYGLEAALKSIFPIFSYSGYSKLEYVDYSLGKSLYSVKECHTRGMTYSASLKVILKLIVYDKEISKLSIKNIKEQEVYMGEIPLMTKNGTFIVNGIERVVVSQLHRSPGVFFDSDKGKTHSSGKILYNARIIPYRGSWLDFEFDAKDNIFVRIDRRRKLPITIILRALDYDIESILNIFFKKTIFHIKNEKISMVLIPDRLRGETAFFDIKYDNICYVKKGKRITIRHINHLKRNKVKCINIPIEYMVGKIVNKDYIDNSTGEIIISANSPLSIDIINKIFKSNNFIETIFTNDLDHGAYISETLKLDTTTNRLEALVEIYRMMRPGEPPTKEAAEMLFKRLFFVEDRYDLSPVGRMKFNRSLLRENVNGKGTLSKKDIIDVIKKLINIRNGKGSIDDIDHLGNRRIRSIGEMAENQFRIGLIRVERAVKERLSLGDLDTLTPQDMINAKPISAAIKEFFCSSQLSQFMDQNNPLSEITHKRRISALGPGGLTRERAGFEVRDVHPTHYGRVCPIETPEGPNIGLINSLSVYARTNEYGFLETPYRFVKNGLVTNKINYLSSIEEGNFIIAQANTDFDQNGYIINEFIICRYKGESGLFKKNQIHYMDVSTQQIVSVGASLIPFLEHDDANRALMGANMQRQAVPTLKAEKPLVGTGMERIVAIDSGVTVIAKNSGVVQYVDSSKIIIKINDNINTQNNIDIYNLEKYIRSNQNTCINQIPCVHLNELVYQGDVLADGPATDLGELALGQNMRVAFMPWNGYNFEDSILLSEKIVQKDKFTTIHIQELSCISRDTKLGKEEITSDIPNVSESSLSKLDECGIVYIGAEVKSGDILVGKVTPKGETQLSPEEKLLRAIFGEKASDVKDTSLRVPNGTLGTVIDVQIFTRDGVKKDKRTLEIEEMQFNQIKKDLFAEQKIFEENIILNIKKFLLNNNFLVKENIKNFDINYFSSISLKDKIEQKKLNDYIKQYTEIKNIFEKKIKIQKKKIIQGNDLAPGILKIIKVNLAVKRQIQPGDKMAGRHGNKGVISKICPVEDMPYDNNGIPVDIVLNPLGVPSRMNIGQILETHLGMAAKEIGNKINSLLKEKNIEKIRIFLQKAYDIGDDTYQDINLNNFNNNEIMLLANNLKTGLPIATPVFDGAKENEIKELLKLSDLPVSGQIKLYDGRTGEPFENPVTVGYMYMLKLNHLVDDKMHARSTGSYSLVTQQPLGGKAQFGGQRFGEMEVWALEAYGAAYTLQEMLTIKSDDVNGRTKMYKNIVDGNHQMNAGIPESFNVLLKEIRSLGININLENK from the coding sequence ATGGTTTATTCTCAAACTGAAAAAAAACGCATTCGTAAAAATTTTGGAAAAAGACCTCAAGTTTTAAATATTCCATATTTACTTTCTATACAAATAGATTCATTTAAAAAATTTATAAGAAAAGATCCTAAAGGACAATATGGTTTAGAAGCTGCATTAAAAAGTATTTTTCCTATATTTAGTTATAGTGGTTATTCTAAACTAGAATATGTTGATTATAGTTTAGGAAAATCTCTTTATAGTGTTAAAGAATGTCATACAAGAGGTATGACATATTCAGCTTCCTTAAAAGTAATATTAAAATTAATTGTTTATGATAAAGAAATATCAAAATTATCAATTAAAAATATAAAAGAACAAGAAGTATACATGGGTGAAATACCATTAATGACAAAAAATGGTACTTTTATAGTAAATGGAATTGAACGTGTAGTTGTTTCACAATTACATAGAAGTCCTGGAGTTTTTTTTGATAGTGATAAAGGAAAAACACACTCATCAGGAAAAATATTATATAATGCTAGAATTATACCTTATAGAGGTTCTTGGTTAGATTTTGAATTTGATGCTAAAGATAATATTTTTGTACGTATAGATAGAAGAAGAAAATTACCTATTACAATTATTTTACGTGCTTTAGATTATGATATAGAATCAATATTAAATATTTTTTTTAAAAAAACTATTTTTCATATAAAAAATGAAAAAATATCGATGGTGTTAATTCCTGATAGATTAAGAGGAGAAACAGCATTTTTTGATATTAAATATGATAATATTTGTTACGTCAAAAAAGGTAAAAGAATTACTATACGTCATATTAATCATTTAAAAAGAAATAAAGTAAAATGTATTAATATTCCTATAGAATATATGGTAGGTAAGATAGTTAATAAAGATTATATAGATAATTCTACTGGAGAAATTATTATTTCTGCTAATTCTCCATTATCTATAGATATAATTAATAAAATTTTTAAAAGTAATAATTTTATTGAAACAATTTTTACTAATGATTTAGATCATGGTGCTTATATTTCTGAAACATTAAAATTAGATACTACTACAAATCGTTTAGAAGCTTTAGTAGAAATATATAGAATGATGCGCCCAGGAGAACCACCTACAAAAGAAGCAGCAGAAATGTTATTTAAAAGATTATTTTTTGTAGAAGATCGTTATGATTTATCTCCTGTTGGTAGAATGAAGTTTAATCGTTCATTATTACGTGAAAATGTTAATGGTAAAGGGACACTTAGTAAAAAAGATATTATTGATGTAATTAAAAAATTAATTAATATCCGTAATGGAAAAGGAAGTATCGATGATATTGATCATTTAGGTAATAGAAGAATACGTTCTATTGGTGAAATGGCAGAAAATCAGTTTCGCATAGGTTTAATTCGTGTTGAAAGAGCTGTAAAAGAAAGATTGTCTTTAGGAGATTTAGATACTTTAACACCTCAAGATATGATTAATGCTAAACCAATTTCTGCAGCTATAAAAGAATTTTTTTGTTCTAGTCAATTATCTCAATTTATGGATCAAAATAATCCATTATCTGAAATTACACATAAACGACGTATTTCTGCTTTAGGACCAGGAGGATTAACTAGAGAAAGAGCTGGGTTTGAAGTTAGAGATGTACATCCGACTCATTATGGAAGAGTATGTCCAATTGAAACTCCAGAAGGTCCTAATATAGGTTTAATAAATTCATTATCAGTATATGCACGAACAAATGAATATGGTTTTTTAGAAACACCATATAGATTTGTAAAAAATGGATTGGTTACTAATAAAATTAATTATTTGTCTTCCATAGAAGAAGGAAATTTTATTATTGCACAAGCTAATACTGATTTTGATCAAAATGGATACATAATTAATGAATTTATTATATGTCGTTATAAAGGAGAATCTGGTTTATTTAAAAAAAATCAAATTCATTATATGGATGTTTCTACACAACAAATTGTTTCTGTAGGGGCTTCATTAATTCCTTTTTTAGAACATGATGATGCTAATAGAGCCTTAATGGGTGCTAATATGCAAAGACAAGCAGTTCCTACTTTAAAAGCTGAAAAACCATTAGTAGGAACTGGTATGGAAAGAATTGTAGCAATTGATTCTGGTGTAACTGTTATTGCTAAAAATTCTGGTGTTGTACAATATGTAGATTCTTCAAAAATTATTATAAAAATAAATGATAACATTAATACTCAAAATAATATAGATATATATAATTTAGAAAAATATATACGATCTAATCAAAATACATGTATTAATCAAATTCCATGTGTTCACTTAAATGAATTAGTATATCAAGGTGATGTTTTAGCAGATGGTCCAGCTACAGATTTAGGAGAATTAGCATTAGGACAAAATATGAGAGTAGCTTTTATGCCATGGAATGGTTATAACTTTGAAGATTCAATTTTATTATCAGAAAAAATTGTGCAAAAAGATAAATTTACTACTATACATATACAAGAATTATCTTGTATATCCCGTGATACAAAATTAGGAAAAGAAGAAATTACATCAGATATACCAAATGTAAGTGAATCTTCTTTATCTAAATTAGATGAATGTGGAATTGTATATATTGGTGCTGAAGTTAAAAGTGGTGATATTCTTGTAGGTAAAGTTACCCCAAAAGGGGAAACACAGTTATCTCCAGAAGAAAAATTATTGCGTGCTATTTTTGGGGAAAAAGCTTCTGATGTAAAAGATACTTCTTTACGTGTTCCTAATGGAACTTTAGGCACAGTTATTGATGTTCAAATTTTTACAAGAGATGGAGTAAAAAAAGATAAAAGGACTTTAGAAATTGAAGAAATGCAATTTAATCAAATAAAGAAAGATTTATTTGCTGAACAAAAAATTTTTGAAGAAAATATTATTTTAAATATAAAAAAATTTTTATTGAATAATAATTTTTTAGTAAAAGAGAATATAAAAAATTTTGATATTAACTATTTTAGTTCTATTTCTTTAAAAGATAAAATAGAACAAAAAAAATTAAATGATTATATTAAACAATATACAGAAATAAAAAATATATTTGAAAAGAAAATAAAAATACAAAAAAAAAAAATTATACAAGGTAATGATTTAGCTCCCGGAATTTTAAAAATTATTAAAGTAAATTTAGCAGTAAAAAGACAAATACAACCAGGAGATAAAATGGCGGGAAGACATGGAAATAAAGGTGTTATTTCTAAAATTTGTCCTGTAGAAGATATGCCTTACGATAATAATGGAATTCCTGTTGATATTGTATTAAATCCTTTAGGTGTACCATCTAGAATGAATATAGGACAAATTTTAGAAACTCATTTAGGTATGGCAGCTAAAGAAATAGGTAATAAAATTAATTCTTTATTAAAAGAAAAAAATATAGAAAAAATACGTATTTTTTTACAAAAAGCATATGATATTGGTGATGATACTTATCAAGATATTAATTTAAATAATTTTAATAATAACGAAATTATGTTATTAGCAAATAATTTAAAAACAGGATTACCTATAGCAACACCAGTATTTGATGGTGCTAAAGAAAATGAAATTAAAGAATTATTAAAATTATCAGATTTACCAGTTTCTGGTCAAATTAAATTATATGATGGACGTACAGGAGAACCTTTTGAAAATCCTGTTACTGTCGGATATATGTATATGTTAAAATTAAATCATTTAGTAGACGATAAGATGCATGCTAGATCTACAGGTTCCTATAGTTTAGTAACACAACAACCATTAGGAGGGAAAGCTCAATTTGGAGGCCAAAGATTTGGTGAAATGGAAGTTTGGGCATTAGAAGCATACGGAGCAGCATATACTTTACAAGAAATGCTAACAATTAAATCTGATGATGTAAATGGTAGAACAAAAATGTATAAAAATATTGTTGATGGAAATCATCAAATGAATGCTGGTATTCCAGAGTCATTTAATGTTTTATTAAAAGAAATACGATCTTTAGGTATAAATATTAATTTAGAAAATAAATAG
- the rplL gene encoding 50S ribosomal protein L7/L12, translating to MPITKEQIIEAVESMSVMDIMELINTMEKKFGVTSIVKNEQNSNNEKEIKEQVEFNVYLKSIGKNKISVIKVVRSIMNLGLKEAKDLVESAPVILKESVSKEEALDLESKLKISGAEIEIK from the coding sequence ATGCCTATAACTAAAGAACAAATAATAGAAGCTGTAGAATCTATGTCCGTTATGGATATAATGGAACTAATTAATACCATGGAAAAAAAATTTGGTGTTACTAGTATAGTAAAAAATGAACAGAATAGTAATAATGAGAAAGAAATAAAAGAACAAGTAGAATTTAATGTATACTTAAAAAGTATAGGAAAAAATAAAATATCCGTTATAAAAGTTGTTAGAAGTATAATGAATTTAGGATTAAAAGAAGCTAAAGATTTAGTAGAATCAGCTCCTGTAATATTAAAAGAATCTGTTAGTAAAGAAGAAGCTTTAGATTTAGAATCAAAATTAAAAATTTCTGGAGCAGAAATAGAGATTAAATAA
- the rplJ gene encoding 50S ribosomal protein L10: MSLNIKKKKMIVAKISKINQCALSAVIIDFSGICTNDLNKLRKKSRENDVIINIIRNKLLKLIIKNSNFQCLEPLINGPILIAYSLKHPGAAARLIKKFNKINEKFKIKAASYNNKIINSENISILAELPTYEEAIVRFLIIIKDISIGKLIRTLISIKNIK; this comes from the coding sequence ATGTCATTAAATATAAAAAAAAAAAAAATGATTGTTGCAAAAATAAGTAAAATAAATCAATGTGCTTTATCAGCTGTAATTATCGATTTTTCCGGAATTTGTACTAATGACTTAAATAAATTAAGGAAAAAAAGTAGAGAAAATGATGTAATAATAAATATTATTAGAAATAAATTACTAAAATTAATTATAAAAAATAGTAATTTCCAATGTTTGGAACCATTAATAAATGGACCAATATTAATTGCTTACTCACTTAAACATCCTGGAGCTGCCGCGCGTTTAATTAAAAAATTTAATAAAATTAATGAAAAATTTAAAATTAAAGCAGCATCATATAATAATAAAATAATAAATAGTGAAAATATTTCTATTTTAGCAGAATTACCTACTTATGAAGAGGCTATAGTACGTTTTTTAATAATTATAAAAGACATTTCTATAGGAAAATTAATAAGAACTTTAATCAGCATTAAAAATATAAAATAA
- the rplA gene encoding 50S ribosomal protein L1, protein MIKLTKRMDLMYKNMNIKKQSSIEDAINNLKSLSKVKFIESIDIAINLGIDTKKTEQNIRGNVCLKHGTGNYIRIAVFADGDEAIQAKKLKVEFIGMSDLASKINNGEKKFDVVIATPGAMDIVSKLGPILGPKGLMPNPKLGTITNNIGETIKKIRNGQINFRNDKNGIIHTNIGKINFKNYKIKENLQCLLKTLIKYRPVQLKGNYIKKIYISSTMGISINITKDCMNLIN, encoded by the coding sequence ATGATAAAATTAACAAAACGTATGGATTTAATGTATAAAAATATGAATATTAAAAAGCAATCTTCTATTGAAGATGCTATTAATAATTTAAAATCTTTAAGTAAAGTAAAATTTATTGAAAGTATTGATATTGCTATAAATTTAGGAATAGATACAAAAAAAACAGAACAAAATATTAGAGGTAATGTTTGTTTAAAACATGGTACTGGTAATTATATTAGAATAGCAGTTTTTGCTGATGGTGATGAAGCAATACAAGCAAAAAAATTAAAAGTAGAATTTATTGGTATGTCTGATTTAGCAAGTAAAATTAATAATGGTGAAAAAAAATTTGATGTGGTAATAGCTACACCAGGAGCTATGGATATAGTAAGTAAATTAGGACCTATTCTTGGTCCAAAAGGATTAATGCCTAATCCTAAATTAGGTACAATAACTAATAATATTGGTGAAACAATTAAAAAAATCAGAAATGGACAAATAAATTTTCGTAATGATAAAAATGGTATTATTCATACTAATATAGGAAAAATTAATTTTAAAAATTATAAAATTAAAGAAAATTTACAATGTTTATTAAAAACATTAATAAAATATAGACCAGTACAATTAAAAGGAAATTATATAAAAAAAATATATATATCTTCTACAATGGGAATTTCTATAAATATTACTAAAGATTGTATGAATTTAATAAATTAA
- the rplK gene encoding 50S ribosomal protein L11: MAKKIKTYIKLQVPAGNANPSPPIGPALGQHGLNIMNFCKDFNTKTKNLEKNMPIPVVITVYIDKTFTFITKTPPTSAIIKKIIGIKKGSSKPNIDKIGIITRDQIRKIAEIKYVDMTGINIESMMLSIEGTARSMGLTIKD; encoded by the coding sequence ATGGCAAAAAAAATAAAAACTTACATAAAATTACAAGTTCCTGCTGGTAATGCTAATCCTAGTCCTCCTATTGGACCTGCATTAGGACAACATGGATTAAATATCATGAATTTTTGTAAAGATTTTAATACAAAAACAAAAAATTTAGAAAAAAATATGCCTATTCCAGTAGTTATTACTGTTTATATTGATAAGACTTTTACTTTTATTACAAAAACTCCTCCTACATCTGCAATAATAAAAAAAATAATTGGTATTAAAAAAGGATCAAGTAAACCCAATATAGATAAAATTGGAATAATTACACGTGATCAAATTCGTAAAATTGCAGAAATAAAATATGTTGATATGACAGGAATTAATATTGAATCTATGATGTTATCTATAGAAGGTACTGCACGTTCTATGGGATTAACTATTAAGGATTAA
- the nusG gene encoding transcription termination/antitermination protein NusG, which produces MYKSLKKKWYVIQARSGFENRIVESLKEYIKIHSMDDFFGKILVPTESIIEIRKGKKYKSDRKFFPGYILINMIMKELSWHLVRSIPKVLGFIGGTPDNPCPISEKEVNIIIGRLQKIGDKPRPKILFEPGEMIRVKDGPFSDFNGIVEEVDYEKSRLKVSVSIFGRSTPVDLNFCQIEKG; this is translated from the coding sequence ATGTATAAATCTTTAAAAAAAAAATGGTATGTAATTCAAGCTCGTTCTGGTTTTGAAAATCGTATTGTAGAATCATTAAAAGAATATATTAAAATTCATTCTATGGATGATTTTTTTGGTAAAATTTTAGTACCTACTGAATCTATTATTGAAATACGTAAAGGGAAAAAATATAAAAGTGATCGTAAATTTTTCCCGGGATATATATTAATTAATATGATTATGAAAGAATTAAGTTGGCATTTAGTACGTAGTATTCCTAAAGTTTTAGGTTTTATAGGAGGGACACCTGATAATCCTTGTCCTATTAGTGAAAAAGAAGTAAATATTATTATAGGACGTTTACAAAAAATTGGTGATAAACCTAGACCAAAAATTTTATTTGAACCAGGAGAAATGATTAGAGTAAAAGATGGTCCTTTTTCTGATTTTAATGGAATAGTTGAAGAAGTAGATTATGAAAAAAGTAGATTAAAAGTTTCTGTATCAATTTTTGGACGATCAACACCTGTTGATCTTAACTTTTGTCAAATAGAAAAAGGATAA
- the secE gene encoding preprotein translocase subunit SecE yields the protein MEFRKNINKNFIEIIKWFISLFLLIFTIICNYHYQNIPLFIRLILFFLVLTLISYIILTTNKGKKLLFFINETKIETRKVIWPTYKYTWQTTLVITIITIIMSIIIWILDNFLIYLISFLTGTRV from the coding sequence ATGGAATTTAGAAAAAATATAAATAAAAATTTTATAGAAATTATTAAATGGTTTATTAGTTTATTTTTATTAATTTTTACTATAATATGTAACTATCATTATCAAAATATACCTTTATTTATTCGTTTAATATTATTTTTTTTAGTTTTAACTTTAATAAGTTATATTATATTAACTACTAATAAAGGTAAAAAATTACTTTTTTTTATAAATGAAACGAAAATAGAAACTCGTAAAGTAATATGGCCTACATATAAATACACTTGGCAAACAACTTTAGTTATTACAATTATTACCATAATAATGTCAATTATTATTTGGATATTAGATAATTTTCTAATTTATTTAATATCATTTTTAACTGGAACAAGGGTATAA
- the tuf gene encoding elongation factor Tu: MSKKKFERSKPHINVGTIGHVDHGKTTLTAAITTVLSKKYGGTAKAFDQIDNAPEEKERGITINTSHVEYDTKSRHYAHVDCPGHADYVKNMITGAAQMDGAILVVAATDGPMPQTREHILLARQVGVPYIIVFLNKCDMVDDEELLELVEMEVRDLLTQYNFPGDTTPVIRGSALKALEGDKKWENKIIELTKYLDSYIPDPIRDIDKPFLLPIEDVFSISGRGTVVTGRVEKGIIKIGEEVEIIGIKSTIKSICTGVEMFRKLLDEGRAGENIGVLLRGIKREDIERGQVLAKPGSITPHTKFEAEVYILSKDEGGRHTAFFKGYRPQFYFRTTDVTGTIELPSNIEMVMPGDNINMIVTLINPIAMNNGLRFAIREGGRTVGAGVVTKILQ, encoded by the coding sequence ATGTCTAAAAAAAAATTCGAACGATCTAAACCTCATATTAATGTAGGTACTATAGGTCATGTTGATCATGGTAAAACAACTTTAACAGCAGCTATTACAACTGTTTTATCTAAAAAATATGGTGGTACCGCAAAAGCTTTTGATCAAATTGACAATGCTCCAGAAGAAAAAGAAAGAGGTATAACTATAAATACTTCTCATGTTGAATATGATACTAAATCTCGTCATTATGCTCATGTAGATTGTCCTGGACATGCTGATTATGTAAAAAATATGATTACAGGTGCTGCTCAAATGGATGGTGCTATATTAGTTGTAGCAGCAACAGATGGTCCTATGCCTCAGACTAGAGAACATATTTTATTGGCAAGACAAGTAGGTGTTCCTTATATTATCGTCTTTCTTAATAAATGTGATATGGTTGATGATGAAGAATTACTAGAATTAGTTGAAATGGAAGTACGTGACTTATTAACACAATATAATTTTCCAGGAGATACTACACCTGTTATTCGAGGATCTGCTTTAAAAGCATTAGAAGGTGATAAAAAATGGGAAAATAAAATAATAGAATTAACAAAATATTTGGATAGTTATATTCCTGATCCTATAAGGGATATTGATAAACCTTTTCTATTACCAATTGAAGATGTTTTTTCAATTTCAGGAAGAGGTACAGTAGTTACTGGAAGAGTAGAAAAAGGTATAATAAAAATTGGAGAAGAAGTAGAAATTATAGGTATTAAAAGTACTATTAAGTCTATTTGTACCGGGGTAGAAATGTTTCGTAAATTATTAGATGAGGGACGTGCGGGCGAAAATATAGGAGTTTTACTTCGGGGAATAAAAAGAGAGGATATAGAAAGAGGACAAGTTTTAGCAAAACCAGGATCAATAACACCTCATACTAAATTTGAAGCAGAAGTATATATTTTATCTAAAGATGAAGGTGGTAGACATACGGCCTTTTTTAAAGGATATCGTCCTCAATTCTATTTTAGAACAACAGACGTAACTGGAACTATAGAATTACCTTCAAATATTGAAATGGTTATGCCTGGAGATAATATTAATATGATCGTTACATTAATTAATCCTATAGCGATGAATAATGGTTTACGTTTTGCTATTCGTGAAGGTGGACGTACCGTAGGAGCAGGAGTAGTTACAAAAATTTTACAATAA
- the fusA gene encoding elongation factor G gives MSRITPITRYRNIGISAHIDAGKTTTTERILFYTGVNHKIGEVHDGAATMDWMAQEQERGITITSAATTAFWSGMFNQYKEHRINIIDTPGHVDFTIEVERSMRVLDGVVMIYCAVGGVQPQSETVWKQANKYKVPRIAFINKMDRMGANFIKVIKQIKHNLITETVPLQLPIGIENKFSGIIDLIQMKALYWNEKDQGIKCNCTKIPFNMNKEVKLWRQKLIESAVESDEKLLTKYLNGYDLTVEEIKTSLRKRVLNNEITLITCGSAFKNKGVQSLLDAIIDYLPSPKDKPPIQGISSIDNKKDIITRNTNDNDPFSALAFKIANDPFVGNLTFFRVYSGTISNGETIFNPIKKQKERIGRIVQMHANKKEEIKKVYSGDIAAAIGLKNVTTGDTLCNINNSIILENMEFPEPVISIAIEPTTKIDQEKMGLALNRLIKEDPSLRTWTDIETNQTIIAGMGELHLEIIIDRMKREFNVAANIGKPQVSYRETIQNSVKNIEGKYIKQTGGRGQYGHVVIDIFPLKSIKNNGGYLFTNDIKGGVIPNEYISAIDKSIKEQLKSGPMANYPVVNIAVRLHFGSYHDVDSSELAFKIAAAIAFKNAFKKANPILLEPIMKVEVETPEEYMGDIIGDLNRRRGIIEGMNNIPTGKTIRACVPLSEMFGYATDLRSCSQGRASYSMEFLKYTKAPNSISKIIIESRSKS, from the coding sequence ATGAGTCGTATAACTCCTATAACACGTTATCGTAATATTGGTATTAGCGCACATATTGATGCTGGAAAAACTACTACAACAGAAAGAATTTTATTTTATACAGGAGTCAATCATAAAATAGGTGAAGTTCATGATGGAGCTGCCACAATGGATTGGATGGCACAAGAACAAGAAAGAGGTATTACTATTACTTCAGCAGCTACTACAGCATTTTGGTCAGGAATGTTTAATCAATATAAAGAACATAGAATTAATATTATTGATACACCAGGACATGTAGATTTTACAATTGAAGTAGAACGTTCTATGAGAGTATTAGATGGAGTTGTTATGATTTATTGTGCTGTAGGAGGAGTACAACCTCAATCTGAAACAGTATGGAAACAAGCTAATAAATATAAAGTTCCTAGAATTGCTTTTATAAATAAAATGGATCGAATGGGTGCTAATTTTATAAAAGTTATTAAACAAATAAAACATAATTTAATAACAGAAACTGTTCCATTACAATTACCAATAGGTATTGAAAATAAATTTTCTGGTATTATTGATTTGATACAAATGAAAGCTTTATATTGGAATGAAAAAGATCAAGGAATAAAATGTAATTGTACTAAAATACCTTTTAATATGAATAAAGAAGTAAAATTATGGCGTCAAAAATTAATAGAATCTGCAGTTGAATCAGATGAAAAATTATTAACAAAATATTTAAATGGATATGATCTTACTGTAGAAGAAATTAAGACTTCTTTGAGAAAAAGAGTTTTAAATAATGAAATTACTCTAATAACATGTGGTTCTGCCTTTAAAAATAAAGGAGTACAATCATTATTAGATGCAATTATTGATTATTTACCATCTCCTAAAGATAAACCTCCAATTCAAGGAATTTCTAGTATTGATAATAAAAAAGATATAATTACTAGAAATACTAATGATAATGATCCATTTTCAGCATTAGCCTTTAAAATAGCTAATGATCCTTTTGTTGGTAATTTAACTTTTTTTCGAGTATATTCAGGTACTATTAGTAATGGAGAAACTATATTTAATCCAATAAAAAAACAAAAAGAACGTATTGGTAGAATTGTTCAAATGCATGCAAATAAAAAAGAAGAAATAAAAAAAGTTTATTCAGGAGATATTGCAGCAGCTATTGGATTAAAAAATGTTACAACAGGAGATACATTATGTAATATTAATAATTCTATAATTCTTGAAAATATGGAATTTCCAGAACCTGTAATTTCTATTGCTATAGAACCTACAACTAAAATAGATCAAGAAAAAATGGGATTAGCATTAAATCGTTTAATAAAAGAAGATCCTTCTTTAAGAACATGGACTGATATAGAAACAAATCAGACGATTATTGCAGGAATGGGTGAATTACATTTAGAAATAATTATTGATAGAATGAAAAGAGAATTTAATGTAGCTGCAAATATTGGAAAACCACAAGTTTCTTACCGAGAAACAATACAAAATAGTGTTAAAAATATAGAAGGTAAATATATAAAACAAACAGGAGGTAGAGGACAATATGGTCACGTAGTAATTGATATATTTCCATTAAAATCTATTAAAAATAATGGAGGTTATTTATTTACTAATGATATAAAAGGTGGTGTAATACCTAATGAATATATTTCAGCTATAGACAAAAGTATTAAAGAACAATTAAAATCAGGTCCTATGGCAAATTATCCTGTAGTTAATATTGCAGTAAGACTACATTTTGGATCTTATCATGATGTAGATTCTTCTGAATTAGCTTTTAAAATAGCAGCAGCAATTGCATTTAAAAATGCATTTAAAAAAGCTAATCCTATTTTACTTGAACCTATAATGAAAGTAGAAGTTGAAACTCCTGAAGAATATATGGGAGATATAATTGGAGATTTAAATCGAAGACGAGGAATTATAGAAGGTATGAATAATATACCTACTGGAAAAACTATACGTGCTTGTGTACCATTATCAGAAATGTTCGGTTACGCTACTGATTTACGTTCTTGTAGTCAAGGAAGGGCTTCATATTCTATGGAATTCTTAAAATATACTAAAGCACCTAATAGTATTTCAAAAATAATTATTGAATCTAGATCTAAGTCATAA
- the rpsG gene encoding 30S ribosomal protein S7, producing MSRRRIVSQRKITPDPQFESDLLAKFINIIMIDGKKSIAESIVYSALDLITKKLGKKEIDIFLTALENIRPVVEVKSRRVGGSTYQVPVEIRPTRRNTLAMRWLVNAARKRQEKSMILKLTNEILDALEKKGNAVKKREEIHRMAEANKAFAHYRW from the coding sequence ATGTCACGTAGACGTATAGTTAGTCAACGTAAAATAACACCAGATCCTCAATTTGAATCAGATTTATTAGCTAAATTTATTAATATTATCATGATAGATGGTAAAAAATCTATTGCAGAATCTATTGTTTATTCTGCATTAGATTTAATCACTAAAAAATTAGGAAAAAAAGAAATAGATATATTTTTAACTGCATTGGAAAATATCAGGCCAGTAGTTGAAGTAAAATCTAGAAGAGTAGGAGGATCAACATATCAAGTTCCTGTTGAAATAAGACCTACAAGAAGAAATACTTTAGCTATGCGTTGGTTAGTTAATGCTGCAAGAAAAAGACAAGAAAAATCAATGATTTTAAAACTTACTAATGAAATATTAGATGCTTTAGAAAAAAAAGGAAATGCTGTTAAAAAACGAGAAGAAATACACCGTATGGCAGAAGCTAATAAAGCTTTTGCACATTATCGTTGGTAA